The region aggaacgtaaggacattgtatccatgtctgttgaacggactatagaactaagtgcagtagaattagagcaatttattgttgtctgtgtgtataggccgccattaagtaattttgaattatttgaaaacataatggaatctgccctacttaaaatatcatcttctagtaagaaattgcttatatgcggcgactttaatgtaaatattatggaaaattcaacaatgtcttgtagattattgaatctttttaaatcttgtaatctcaaccacatgtttatggagcccactagagtgactgctactagtgcaacctgtatagataatattttcacagatatttttcctattgctaaaaaagttatcagcaatttagaatcagaccacttaggtcaattaatggtatttgaggcattaaggaaaaataccatgagaaaacaaataacttttgtaccagtaacctctgaccgcgtggaaagaatgaagctaagtttagttcaggcgctaccctttttgtcttccgatatgagtcctaatagtatgtataattcattctttcacacttttatggatcattataatgcgatattcacctcaaaatcggtcgtagttagtggtgcatcagtttttagtgagtgggctactgcggacttacatcaaagaagacgtgaactgtatgccttatatgaggaacggcggtttaatcagagtgatgaatttaaagaacatgtgaaggagtattcgaagaagtttaaagtagattgtcatatagctaagcgaaattatctaagtcagaaaataaaaagtagttccgacattgttaaagcaacctggaaagttataaatgtggagactggtcgctctaaacacacaattaaagagcttaaactaaacattgataacaaaattatagattccaatttagaagtagctacagaatttgaaaaatttttcaccgaggtaccagtatccacaactaaggatttaaattcatcaccctcatctgctgttacattattaaaacataacgctccagagtgttgtggagaccttcattttgaacatgtttgtacctcagatgtaataaaggcgtttaaatcaattaatgtcaaaaaaactaatgacctctggggagtctctgtccatgctgtcaaatccttagttgaaattgtagcgcctgacttggtagttatatttaacaacagtgttgattgcggcgagtttcctgatctaatgaaacatagtaaagtaattcctttatttaaatctggtagcagctctgaccccactaactttagaccgatatctgtgctaccaacatttagcaagatttttgaaaaattagttctttctcaattagtacgacattttaacgttaataatttgatgcataataagcagtttggttttacacggggtcgctcaacaaccgatgccggtgttgagctaattaagcatattttcgatgcctgggaggagtcacgagatgctttaggtgtcttctgtgatttatctaaggccttcgactgtgtttgtcatgaaacattaatcaggaaacttcattattacggagttagaggatcggcactgaatttacttaagtcctacttaaatggtagaatacaaagggtcgatgtgaatggacagcgatcacctgggtcattggtctctatgggtgtaccacaggggtcaatattggggcctttcctgttccttatctacataaatgacttgccattccttgttaagacccaccatgatatagtattgtttgcagacgacacctcacttattttcaaagtcaaacgacagcaacaagcttacaatgatgtaaacaatgccatttcaaaagtagtaaattggttcaatgttaataatttattgttaaatgagaaaaagactaaatgtattaagtttgtcactagtagtaacgtaaggcatgtgcaaacaagtgtcattgtgaaggatgaggaattggaattagttgatagtacagtttttcttggtataactttagattctaaactccagtggggtccccatattgctactctttcgaatagactgagctctgcagcttttgcagtgagcaaaatccgtcagttaactgacgtgaaaacagctcgattagtatattttagttacttccatagcattatggcatatggtattttactgtggggcggtgcttcagagataaataccatttttgttctgcagaagagggctattcgagcaatatacaaaatgaaccatagagactcacttagagataaatttaaggaaattgacataatgacagtgcactgtcaatacatttatgagaatattctgtatgtacataaaaatattgtaaattttaggaaaaattgtgaaattcataatattaatactagaaataaacataagctcgcagtgcccttcactcggctccataaaattaaaaaatcattcatgggtaattgtgtaagattttataataaacttccaaaccatattactgaattatctattaataaatttaagaattatgtaaagcgtaaacttatttctaaagcttattataccacacaagactacatgaatgatattacaacgtgggattaattgttattcgaaatgattatttatttattaggtacatttgattattgatgaggaaatggatattccgatgtaatactatctacttcttttgttacttatgctttttttttttgacatttagattttattctagaaattctagactagtatttttttatacaatctttttaatgtttgacgatccttttgtgaaattcttagtgttaaatttgatatgtataataatccaattttattatggaataatattaacatcaataaattgctctgataattagattaagattaattacgattcataagagcttgttgctaggcctacatgaataaagtatatttttgatttgattttgattaTGTTTGAGCAACTGTGTTAAAATATCATTGTCTAATTCAAATATCTTATGTCAACTTACTTATAAAATTCTATTCTCATTGGACCTTaagtcaccctgtatttaaCATTAATCATAATCACTCACAGACATAAAGAGTGAATAGGCGCCGCATATGGGTAGgttactaattttttttttttttttggtaggtTTACATATATCTCTCTTCTAAAGGTATATTTCTATTACGAGACCAACACTAATCAAACGATCAAAAAGGTTGTATGTAAAAGGTATTTACCAGGGCGATACGATACAATATTGTAGTAAAATTACCAAGTGGTTACAATTTTATTCTGCCTACCAAATATAACCTacctttaaaatttatttaaataaccagCTTCACCTATTCACTCCAATCGCAAGACTGTAATCTTAAAAATTATCCACGGTACAAACTAAAAGCTAAAAACCATAAATGCTAAAAAATGCATGTGCTTGAAGTGCGCAGTCTTATTTAACAAGAGGTATTGCGGTTCACAACGTTCATAAAATACGCCTTTTTGATATTAACACAGCCATAATTCGCTATATAATATCGCCACATAAAACAGTATGCAGCCTAATGATGAAACGTCTGTTACCATCTGttacgtaccgtaaaatggggtgggTAGGGACAAAacacattcaaacctcgataacattttatttttgcattttatgaaaacttaattttattaataaatgttccggccgtttgttaactttaacgataaacacaaaatccctcctcaccccgtagtccctcgtagttggggtgagatgggatttcatacaaaaggtgattttgaaacgttgaatcgattttttttattatgaatattactatagctccatttgtaataggaatacattatttaggtagcagtagcctttaaaaatcATCTCACcattccttctctccccattcataacccgactctcctcgcaatcactactcaccccattttacggtacagcgagctgcaataCTGCACGGACACATGAATGGAATTCATTTCATTTGGCCATGCAATTTTGCTGCTAGGTTACATGTGACATCTGAGTAATGTGCTAAGTAAAAGAATATATGTAGATAATGAATATAGAAAATGAAAACGTTTCACAAAAAAGCTGCATTTTACTTTCACGAAAAGCAAATCAAAACGTACTTGGAAgatattttatgaatatttcACAGAGTGAAAGTTTCTTCTAGAATAATAGTAGTAATAAAGGGAGATGTCGGCTTTTCGAAAAAGCGTTTATACTGAAATTAAACGGAATAAACACCTAATACAGAAAATAGCATACAACGCTCGAATAGTGTGCGTTAACGACGCATGGCATAATTGGCTAACTAACTCAGTGCTAAGGGGTCgatctaggtacctacctaggcataagtacctataggttCGTTTCCTATTGACACAATGATTGACTTTTATACTATATAtagcatgtgtttttttttagtatatgtTTCTCCAATATCTCCAGTGAAGATGCTGATACGGTCATATATTAGAAAATTAGACTATTATCAGAATATAGGTACTGAGTTAATGCCTTTATCTCTTCCATGCAATACAAGCTGCTTCTAAAGTATATTTGCCAAAACGCTTAAACTTGCTAACACGACATCGGCGCTTATTATAAAGCAGACCTTATTTCGTATTTCCACTAAACCGTATAATTAATAAGAATTGTAAGATTTAATACattcatgataaaacaaaattgtataTGAATCACAAGCAGGAATGTGTAtggtataattaaatataaaaaataaacatttctgAAAGCCTGAAAACCATAAACAATTAAAAGATTAAAACAAATCTTAAAAATTCAAGTCTTTAAATCTCATATTTAACTGTCATGGCAACGAGCTTCAATCAAATTATTAAGAACTAAAGTGTACACTTTACTCACACGAGAAAATGCTTGTTCTATTGGCAAAGACCaacctatataattataaataagtcGGATGTTTGTGATCccattttaaacattattttatgttaaaatgttaaaaacaaagaaatcgACGATATAatcatttatacataaattCTTATATTGGCAGCCCGCAACATATCCTTAGATTGCTATCAGACACTGAGATACTTACTAAAGATTTAAATAACTAGGTCGCTTGGTACAAAGGATTATTATAAACAGTATATTGCCCTCCAAGCGACAGAAACTGTATAAAGCAAAACAAAGTGGCATACAGTACGTATAGTCGTATCGTATACCTACTTTACTACaatgggtaggtacatactaagtAATATGTAAAGTAAATCACAGATTATCTTTTTCATCAATAAGATCGTCGATGTACTGCAGAGAAGCATTAAGTAGGTAGATTGTCAGGTAAACTCTGGCCTACCACTCCACAAGACGCAGCGACACCGGTGCCTTTGGGGCCAGTAGGAAATCAAACTGCACGTCTAGTTCTCCGTCGAACTCCACTCGCCATCGCTGAAGAATCTGTTAACCAAGAGATATCATAGTTCAGTTCTTTTACCTAGATAGTCAGCCACGGCTCAAGGATAATGTAGTTTGCCTGATGAACAAGTTATTTACCTTCGCTAGAAGCAGGTTGATCTCGAGTTCGACGAATCTCTTCCCGGGGCACATTCGGCGGCCACGGCCGAACGGCGCCACGAGCGCGGCGGCGTGCGGCTCGCGCACGGTTAACCACCGCTCGGGGAGGTACTCGGTTGCTCGCCAGAAGTTCTCTTCTCGACGGCAGGCCGCGCCAGTGTGCGCTAGCACGAATGTCTGGAAAATTGATTCATTTATTGATTCCTTATCGTTATGAGTAAATCATTCATGAGTAAAGTATTTGCGGCGAGCAGTGAAACGAGGCTGGTGCGAGAGCCAGTCCGGACGACAACTAACAAATTACTTCTACTCATCTCTTCACCAAAAagacttaataaataacacggTATATGTAAAACCTCACCCCAGCAGGTAACGTATGCCCATCTATGGTCATAGGCGCGTCAAGAAGCCTGGCCAGGAAAGGCGCGGTTGGCAGAAGCCTGAAGCTCTCGTTGACGGCCGCTCTCACGGAGGGCGCCGCCGATAACTGCTCCACGTGGAGGTCTCCGCAAGAAGGCAGCTCCGACCGGATCTTTTGCTGCCAGTCCGGACGGCTGCTTAGCAGGTACAACAGGAAGACTAGACTGTTTGCCAACTGCaaataattatacaaaaatatgaaatgCCAAATCGCATGAAATTGTACGAATTCTAAAGTGAAAACAAACTTGGAACTCGTAAAAGCGACTCCTTGTGCCAAATTTGTTAATTAAGTTTGTCCGGGTTACATAAATCCCTACTATgtaataggtattatatatCTGAAttaaagtaattctgtctgttcGTTATGTCTTAAgttacgcttaaaccgctagactgatttagatgaaatttggtatggagatactTTGAGACCCAGGAAGGACATAAGGACAGTTTTATCTACCTACTATCAGACCATCACTATCatcaaattgaattgaattgaaagaTATTCTGCATGGCGTTGTTAATTGCGAGGACGCGCTGCTTCGCTTCCTCAATCAGTTCGGACAATATCTAGCCAGATCAGAGTtcactttatgaatgacttaCGGTCTCAATCCCAGCGGTGATGAAATCTATGACGGCGGCCTTCTTGTCGCGCATGTCAAGCGCGGGGTTGGACAGTATCTTGAGGAAGATCTCCTGCATGCCGTTGTCCTGCGCGGAAGCGCGCGTGCGCTGCTTCGCCTCCTCCATCAGCTCTGACACTATCCTGCCAGATCAAAGTTCAGTTTATTAAATCTAATAAAAACTAGTCAATTGTATCCAAGTCATCAGGTCATGATCAAGTCACGATGAAGCTAAAACGCCATAGTTTCCATACTTTTTGGTTTAAAGTATGGACGCACGCACTTTAGTTTTCGTCCCCCCATTTCGTTTCTTGGTGTCCCCGAATAACAGAGATTCTGTTTTAATCAATCGACGGCTTTTTATATGCTTTTTATCTATCTATATTCTAGTATTATCTTACTGTTATTTCAAACCTTTTGTGAGCAgatcaattattttttcacgccactgttcggaaatgtggcaatagatgatctaaaaccaagctggaaagtaggcaatagctgtagcacctgaaccacaactactacaatgtttcattgttatcatcatctgtcattggtgacggttcgctacagcaatgagtatcatttaaaacataaaaatcaataaaaggtcttttttggcgcaactttttccttcaaaaataaaattaggttatttataggaccaatttcttgtttaaaaaaaaagaaatgtcaaaaccattcagttcatttttttttatacaattaatcattcagttcacgcttacggcgttttttacttttgtagctgtttgtggtcttttttagcaaaaacgctttagagtcggtttgaagcaaataacagaaaaacgcctcttaaaagtgataaaaaaagtaaaaaaaggcgggatcggaaaatacttactgaattggatagtgtaaattgtgtttgactaaaaaatacaagaaacacgtatctacgctcgctataaaaatgagttcttctagtgaagaaaatgatattcttacgctgacgcctaccgaaattcaagatacagcacaggcagtggctaataatttgctaccagagaaattgCGGGCttgtacttatagttatgcaaatgttttcttatttcctcgcagtagtcgtgaaaagcactatgtaatgcctcggccagatacgctaaagatggactcgtattatttaagggcctccactaacgtgtcggccctcaaacgcactcgtccatcttttagcggttttccgtcctctcctacaatgtactatttttattattatctgTATTATATACGAAGGCTAAagaattagaaataaggtaaacaatcttgatgtgtcttttaattgaaaacaccgttttaaaaataagtcacggcaaatatgtaacaattatgaatctaatacgatcatttatattcttctgctttcataagtaatagttactgattttaaaaaaaagcgttgttcaattaaaagacatgtcaagatcgcttaccttctttctaatgctaaaaaaacgaactatagcgatAAGACCGCGTTGTCTGCCTCTATGTTCAATCAAATATTTCTAGACCTTCTATTGAAGTGTGCAATAGAATAACAATAAGTAAGAGTATTCCGTAGATTCTATTACATAGTTATAAATTTGTCTCACGTGTGTATGGTTTCCTCGCTCCTAACGAAGGTCCTGTAGAGACTGGTAGGCGCGAACTTCCATAACGGCGCCCCATAGTACGAGTCCCGCTGAGCGCGGAAGTGAGCTTTCACCGCGGAAGCCAGCGCGGACGCGCGGCCAGACATCCAGCGCTCCAGGAAACCTAGCCGGGTACCCAGCATTAACCCGCAAACGgctggaaaataattatgcaggCAGGATTATGGCATTGCGAAAGAACTTGCTGCAAATAATACGAAGAAGAGTTACAAGAGTTTGTGTGGTAGCCCCGTGTGTTACCTACGCACTGACGATTCGTGGCCTCTCGTATGTCCCGCCCCTGTTCGGCCTATCTGAATTTATGTTTTGCCAAACTTAGAACTATGTACCTATAAGTAGAATGATTTGTAAGATTAATAATTCCGACTATAGGCGTCTCTATTTTCTAAAAGAAACTaggtagtaagtacctacagtttAAAAGATATTCTTTGCAATAAGTGCTCAACTTACATAAATTTCTATGGCTACGAGTAGGTACGTCGCATTTTCGCATTCCTAGTCTATAGCAAATGCAATATACAACTATGCGGGTGCACGTTAAACTAATGCCATTCCTGTGCTATCTGACCCACTTCGCGGTCCTTATCTTGAGAAACGTCATATTATGCTCGTCATTACAATGCAGCGCCTTCTACGCTGGGCCATTAGGTCTGGACTGACAACGTCATTGTCCGATAAACAATCGGTTTCACTTTACTACAAAAGAAAATTAGAACGGAAGATTGCATCATTCATGCTGAAAGCCCGGAAAATTCATTGAATAATTCAGTTTAAATATTATCCTAGTGAGATGTGCATAAATGCATTAAGAAGAGGGGGCTAACGCAAAATCGTTGGTTTTATATTAAAATCTACCTATACCTAATGTTTTAGGCGATACAAGACGTACGGACTGTACTCATTACTGGTAGCAACTTTTGTTCAGAGATCAGGTGATCCATACTAAAGTTCAATTCGACAATCGTATGagaccagcgggctcagcacggttccatttttatcgactatcactatgcgcgtccctttcgcacttacatacttgttagaacgtgacaggcatggtgacaagggataaaaacgcgaccgtgctaagccgccaggactttttttgttaaattagaGTTACTGATAAAGTAGCTTAGAAGTTGATCATAACAATGAGAACAATCGCgtatacatatataggtatCTTGTGTCAGTATCACCTAAAAA is a window of Cydia splendana chromosome 1, ilCydSple1.2, whole genome shotgun sequence DNA encoding:
- the LOC134795294 gene encoding ecdysone 20-monooxygenase; the encoded protein is MSLPGGYFFSQYVESFWSTSPPLLDWSGVPTLVLAVIALIVAVTALATREGRPRLPGPPALPLIGTRWLYWSRYKMNKLHEAYEDMFRRYGPVFVETTPGGAALVSIAERSALEAVLRTPARRPYRPPTEIVQVYRRSRPDRYASTGLVNEQGEKWYHLRRHLTAELTSPHTMQGFIPELNHICDDFLELLQACRHADGTVNGFDQLTNRMGLESVCGLMLGTRLGFLERWMSGRASALASAVKAHFRAQRDSYYGAPLWKFAPTSLYRTFVRSEETIHTIVSELMEEAKQRTRASAQDNGMQEIFLKILSNPALDMRDKKAAVIDFITAGIETLANSLVFLLYLLSSRPDWQQKIRSELPSCGDLHVEQLSAAPSVRAAVNESFRLLPTAPFLARLLDAPMTIDGHTLPAGTFVLAHTGAACRREENFWRATEYLPERWLTVREPHAAALVAPFGRGRRMCPGKRFVELEINLLLAKILQRWRVEFDGELDVQFDFLLAPKAPVSLRLVEW